The Halomonas sp. 'Soap Lake #6' genomic sequence AAATAGACTGCTCGGTAACCACGCCGTAAACAATCAACACGATGGACGGGGGGATTAGCAACCCAAGCGTCGAGGCACTCGCCAAAGTGCCAATCGCCATATTGCTGTCATAACCCCTTCGCTCCAGCTCTGGCAGGGTCATTTTGCCGACGGTTGCGCAGGTTGCCGCAGAGGAACCACACACGGCTGCAAACATGCCGCTACCAATAACATTGGTATGTAGTAAACGTCCCGGAAGACGGTTTAGCCAAGGTGACAGGCCACGAAACATATTGTCGGCAAGCCCGGAGCGAAACAGAATTTCTCCCATCCAGATAAACATCGGCAGTGCCGTTAAGTCCCAGCCATAACTTGCGCCCCAAAAGTCAGAAGCTAAAATTGGCCCCGGCGAAAAGGGGCTAAAAAATTCCAGCGCAATCCATGCAGTGCCGATTAATGCAAAGGCGATCCACACTCCGCTACCCAGCAACAGTACCAGGGTAAAAACAGTAGCCAAACTTAGTAATAGCACAGCAAATTCTCCAGGGTAGAAAGCTCAGGCTTAGTGCATTTCACTGTCGTCAGTCGCTGTGGCCTCACGAAAACTGGAGGGATCACGAGCGGCAATACGCAGCGCCATGAATAGGGCTTCAGCAAGCGCCAAGCACAGCAGTCCTACGCTGGTAGCGAGAACGGTTTGGGGGATCCATAGGGGAATCGCTAAAAAACCTGATGAAACATCGTTGTACTGCAGGCTCTCTCTCGCCAGCTCAATCAGGCCATAACCTAGTAGCAGGCTGATCGCCAACGCGACAATCAAGCCAAACACTTCAAACCAAACACGGA encodes the following:
- a CDS encoding TRAP transporter small permease, which produces MTFKFDKLYRLGAWGAAACMVAICALIALQVTFRLLDALLILVGQGRLGISITGVSEMAAYLLVGATFLGLAYTFVHHAHIRVTLLISRLPSAIRVWFEVFGLIVALAISLLLGYGLIELARESLQYNDVSSGFLAIPLWIPQTVLATSVGLLCLALAEALFMALRIAARDPSSFREATATDDSEMH